A genomic stretch from Actinomycetota bacterium includes:
- a CDS encoding DegT/DnrJ/EryC1/StrS family aminotransferase yields the protein MTNDRRIQIASPSVGEEEWRAAREPLESGWLTQGPKVAAFEEAFAARHGVTHAIAVTSCTAALHLAVEALGIGPGDEVMVPSFTWIATANVVVHAGATPVLVDVDRETYNIDPKEAEQRVTPRTRAVMAVHMFGLCADVPGLRQVLPTDVAIIEDAACAVGAALGDRSAGALGEVACFSFHPRKTITTGEGGMVTTNDTSLADRASVLRNHGASISEEARHVGPKPYLLPSFDFAGFNYRMTDIQAAIGLVQLGKLDRLLDERDAWAQYYRRELADISWLRTPPVPETGRHGWQAFVCYIDPDEAPMSRNEIMEVLQSKGISTRAGTHAVHTLSFYQDRFGLEDDDLPVARDCAENTLAIPLHNRMSERDYEYVVATLRTLGA from the coding sequence ATGACTAACGACCGACGGATCCAGATCGCTTCACCGAGCGTTGGCGAGGAGGAATGGCGCGCTGCGCGCGAACCTCTCGAGTCGGGGTGGCTGACGCAGGGGCCAAAGGTAGCGGCGTTCGAGGAGGCGTTCGCGGCGCGTCACGGAGTCACACACGCCATCGCGGTCACCTCTTGCACCGCAGCGCTACACCTCGCGGTCGAGGCACTAGGAATCGGACCCGGAGACGAGGTGATGGTGCCGTCTTTCACGTGGATAGCGACCGCGAACGTGGTCGTTCACGCAGGAGCAACGCCGGTTCTGGTCGACGTGGATCGGGAGACGTACAACATCGACCCGAAAGAGGCGGAGCAGCGAGTGACGCCGCGGACCCGCGCCGTCATGGCGGTTCACATGTTCGGCTTGTGCGCCGACGTCCCGGGGCTACGGCAGGTTCTTCCGACCGACGTGGCCATCATCGAGGACGCCGCCTGCGCGGTCGGCGCCGCCCTCGGTGATCGGTCCGCAGGCGCGTTGGGCGAGGTCGCCTGCTTCTCGTTCCACCCGCGCAAGACGATCACCACAGGGGAAGGCGGCATGGTCACGACCAACGACACATCGTTGGCGGATCGTGCGAGCGTCCTTCGCAACCACGGCGCTTCGATCTCGGAGGAGGCGAGGCACGTCGGGCCGAAGCCCTACCTGTTGCCGAGCTTCGACTTCGCCGGCTTCAACTACAGGATGACCGACATCCAAGCCGCAATCGGCCTTGTTCAGCTCGGCAAGCTCGACCGGCTGCTCGACGAACGAGACGCGTGGGCTCAGTACTACCGGCGCGAGCTCGCGGACATTTCGTGGCTGCGCACGCCACCCGTACCGGAGACGGGACGGCACGGATGGCAGGCGTTCGTCTGCTATATCGATCCGGATGAAGCTCCAATGTCACGTAACGAGATCATGGAAGTCCTCCAGTCGAAGGGCATCTCGACGCGCGCTGGCACCCATGCGGTGCATACGCTGAGCTTCTATCAGGACCGCTTCGGCCTCGAGGACGATGACCTCCCGGTAGCACGTGACTGTGCTGAGAACACTCTCGCGATCCCGCTCCACAACCGGATGAGCGAGCGCGACTACGAGTATGTCGTCGCGACCTTGCGCACGCTGGGAGCCTGA
- a CDS encoding N-acetyltransferase, whose translation MVHPTSIVDEGVVVGGDTRIWHFSHILTGTSIGSGCTIGQNVMIGPDVSIGNGCKIQNNVSLYKGVTLEDDVFCGPSAVFTNVMSPRAEIERKDEFLPTVVRRGATIGANATIVCGNEIGAYSFVGAGAVVVHPVQPHALVVGNPARRIAWVGHHGERLGPDLVCPATARRYEERDGELIEIIDA comes from the coding sequence CTGGTCCATCCGACCAGCATCGTGGACGAAGGGGTGGTGGTCGGCGGGGACACGAGGATCTGGCATTTCAGCCACATCCTCACCGGTACCAGCATCGGGTCCGGATGCACTATCGGCCAGAACGTGATGATTGGGCCGGACGTCTCGATCGGCAACGGGTGCAAGATCCAGAACAACGTCAGCCTCTACAAGGGGGTGACCCTGGAGGACGACGTTTTCTGCGGCCCCTCGGCCGTCTTCACGAACGTCATGTCACCACGCGCGGAGATCGAACGGAAGGACGAGTTCCTCCCTACCGTGGTTCGCCGCGGCGCCACCATCGGTGCGAATGCGACGATCGTCTGCGGCAACGAGATCGGCGCATACAGCTTCGTCGGAGCTGGCGCCGTGGTCGTGCATCCGGTGCAGCCGCACGCGCTCGTGGTCGGGAACCCCGCGCGCCGTATCGCATGGGTCGGTCACCATGGTGAGCGCCTGGGACCCGACCTCGTGTGTCCCGCCACCGCCCGTCGTTATGAGGAACGTGACGGTGAATTGATCGAGATCATCGATGCCTGA
- a CDS encoding DegT/DnrJ/EryC1/StrS family aminotransferase produces the protein MISHSKACITEDDNAAVTAALESGLLAAGTKRTAFETALRESLGMTTATATDSGTSALFLLLKALKIGRGDEVIVPTYVCHAVRDAIVSTGACAVLCDVSSDWCLNVESVRGRLSSATKAVVAVHMFGISAGLDELIRLGVPVIEDLAQALGGRDDGVMLGRRGIAAFCSFNATKLLCTGEGGMAVTSDRSVGEQLRNAPTGAGSSLCKMSDLQAVLGLAQLSRYPEFLARRQQLAEFYFEELAGLPLDLPHHVRHRSIFFRFPVQVDGKFEALRREFERRGVHVRRGVDALLHREFPDATYFEGAEQCFSRTLSLPLYPALSDNEAERVVEACKQIFNPN, from the coding sequence GTGATCAGTCACTCGAAGGCTTGCATAACCGAAGACGACAACGCGGCGGTCACGGCAGCGCTGGAATCAGGTTTGCTGGCGGCCGGAACCAAACGAACCGCTTTCGAGACCGCGCTCCGTGAGTCACTCGGGATGACGACTGCGACCGCAACGGACTCGGGTACAAGTGCCCTGTTCCTCCTCCTGAAGGCATTGAAGATCGGCCGCGGAGACGAAGTGATCGTGCCAACGTACGTTTGCCATGCGGTCCGCGACGCCATCGTTTCCACAGGCGCGTGCGCTGTTCTTTGCGACGTGTCGTCAGACTGGTGCCTCAACGTTGAATCCGTGCGTGGTCGACTGTCGTCTGCCACGAAAGCGGTCGTCGCGGTTCACATGTTCGGAATCAGCGCTGGGCTTGACGAACTCATCCGCTTGGGCGTCCCAGTCATCGAAGATCTAGCGCAGGCGTTGGGGGGACGTGACGACGGAGTGATGCTGGGTAGACGCGGCATCGCCGCATTCTGTTCCTTCAACGCAACAAAGCTCCTGTGCACCGGCGAAGGGGGAATGGCTGTAACGAGCGACCGTTCGGTAGGCGAACAGCTTCGGAATGCTCCTACAGGCGCCGGTTCGTCGCTCTGCAAGATGTCGGATCTACAGGCGGTACTCGGATTGGCACAGCTATCGCGATATCCAGAGTTCCTCGCGAGACGGCAGCAGCTGGCAGAGTTCTATTTCGAGGAGCTGGCTGGCCTACCGCTGGACCTGCCACACCATGTCAGACATCGGAGCATCTTCTTCCGGTTTCCGGTGCAAGTCGACGGGAAGTTCGAAGCCTTGCGGAGGGAATTCGAGCGGCGGGGAGTGCACGTTCGGCGAGGGGTCGACGCTCTGCTTCATCGCGAATTCCCGGATGCCACCTATTTCGAAGGAGCGGAGCAATGTTTTTCGAGGACGCTTTCCCTCCCGCTGTACCCCGCGCTAAGTGACAACGAAGCGGAACGCGTAGTGGAAGCATGCAAACAGATCTTCAACCCGAATTAA
- a CDS encoding glycosyltransferase, translating to MAIDSARRQTYPNLEIVISDNASEDATANIVSSVAAQDERVRYVRQPRPLTSLENHRAVWELATGEYFAWLADDDLLDVEFVPKLVAALEATPEAVLAFGDIVAFTDYDGLSDAVPFPYYDFGTYGRSAWRRLWKNRHGGYEMKGLFRRGILEGFGWYDHTVSPDWPLVTYLMLSGEIIKVPGATMYNGSSEPKSGSDRAQAQSFSKIERFPTATVSWRCGLAARDAAVRLGRRRSVLLDAAITFASLLWFNRHELLPNAVEPMRQRARSFRQNI from the coding sequence TTGGCGATCGACTCTGCTCGGCGCCAGACCTACCCGAACCTCGAGATCGTGATCTCGGACAACGCTTCGGAGGACGCAACCGCCAACATCGTGTCCTCAGTAGCTGCCCAGGACGAACGTGTTCGCTACGTCCGCCAGCCCCGCCCACTGACGTCACTCGAGAACCATCGCGCGGTCTGGGAACTTGCTACGGGTGAGTATTTCGCCTGGTTAGCGGACGACGATCTCCTCGATGTCGAGTTCGTTCCGAAACTCGTCGCTGCGCTCGAGGCTACTCCTGAGGCCGTCCTCGCCTTCGGCGACATCGTCGCGTTTACCGACTACGACGGGTTGAGCGACGCGGTCCCGTTCCCGTACTACGACTTCGGGACGTACGGCCGATCTGCCTGGCGGCGACTGTGGAAGAACCGCCACGGAGGCTACGAGATGAAGGGACTCTTCCGGCGCGGGATCCTCGAGGGCTTCGGATGGTACGACCACACCGTTAGTCCCGACTGGCCGCTGGTCACGTATCTGATGCTGTCCGGCGAAATCATCAAAGTCCCAGGGGCAACGATGTACAACGGGAGCAGCGAACCGAAGTCAGGATCCGATCGCGCACAGGCGCAGTCGTTCTCGAAGATCGAGCGGTTCCCTACGGCGACAGTTAGCTGGCGCTGCGGGCTCGCTGCGCGGGATGCTGCGGTGCGCCTCGGCCGACGCCGATCGGTCCTCCTCGACGCCGCCATCACATTCGCGAGCCTCCTGTGGTTCAACCGCCACGAGCTGCTGCCGAACGCGGTCGAACCGATGAGACAACGAGCGCGTTCCTTCCGACAGAACATCTGA
- the asnB gene encoding asparagine synthase (glutamine-hydrolyzing) has translation MCGIAGILNLDREPASAVILRKMTNAITHRGPDGEGFFTDGELGFGHRRLAIIDLSDGGHQPMVTRDGRFVINYNGELYNYRELRIELQALGRRFHSDSDTEVVLNALAQWGIGALDRFNGMFAFALWDRRERSLTLARDRYGVKPLYYTTRGDTFLFGSEIKALLAHPGCPVDLDREALLEYFTFQNLFTDKTLFEGIRLLPAGCHLTIDSQRSTEPRVERYWDFDFRDPEDSQDPREYLEELDRLFRQAVTRQLVADVPVSAYLSGGMDSGSITAVAAQQIRDLRTFTVGFDMHSISGIEITFDERERAEYMSYLFKTEHYEMVLKAGDLERVMPRLTWHLEDPRVGQSYPNFYAAQLASKFGKVVLSGSGGDELFGGYPWRYYRAVVNDDFEHYIDKYYVFWQRLMGNAMLQKLFQPIESDVKAVWTRDILRDVFTTHAAELTRPEDYINHSLYFEAKTFLHGLLLVDDKLSMAHSLETRVPFLDNDLVDFAQRVPVHLKLGNLGEIIRLNENEPGPKTQRFFEKTQDGKLLLRKAMTRYIPDEVSARAKQGFSAPDASWFRGESINYVRRTLFERSAVIYEFLDRRVVQELVEDHFGGRQNRRLLIWSLMSFEQWCRTFLMGDQRSPGHDDASVLQEEAGARAARESQA, from the coding sequence ATGTGCGGGATAGCAGGCATCTTGAACCTCGACCGCGAGCCTGCGTCCGCCGTGATCTTGCGAAAGATGACGAACGCGATCACTCATCGCGGGCCCGACGGCGAGGGCTTCTTCACCGACGGGGAACTCGGCTTCGGGCACCGTCGGCTGGCCATCATCGACCTCTCCGACGGCGGGCATCAGCCGATGGTCACGCGTGACGGCAGGTTCGTCATCAACTACAACGGCGAGCTGTACAACTACCGGGAGCTGCGCATCGAGCTCCAAGCACTGGGACGCAGGTTCCACTCCGATTCCGACACCGAAGTCGTCCTCAATGCCCTCGCACAGTGGGGGATCGGGGCGCTCGACCGCTTCAACGGCATGTTCGCCTTCGCCCTGTGGGACCGGCGAGAAAGATCACTAACCCTGGCTCGCGATCGTTACGGCGTGAAGCCCCTCTATTACACGACTCGCGGAGACACGTTCTTATTCGGGTCAGAGATCAAAGCACTTCTTGCTCATCCTGGTTGCCCCGTCGACCTCGACCGCGAAGCCCTTCTCGAATACTTCACGTTCCAGAATCTGTTCACCGACAAGACGCTCTTCGAGGGGATCCGTCTCCTCCCGGCCGGGTGCCACCTGACGATCGACTCGCAACGCAGCACTGAGCCGCGCGTGGAGCGTTACTGGGACTTTGACTTCCGCGACCCCGAAGATTCGCAGGACCCCAGGGAGTACCTGGAGGAGCTCGACCGCTTGTTCCGACAAGCCGTTACGAGACAGCTCGTCGCCGACGTTCCGGTATCCGCCTATCTCAGCGGTGGGATGGACTCGGGTTCCATCACCGCGGTCGCTGCCCAACAGATCCGAGATTTGCGCACGTTCACCGTCGGCTTCGACATGCACTCGATCTCCGGAATCGAGATCACCTTCGACGAACGCGAGCGCGCGGAATACATGTCGTACCTGTTCAAGACCGAGCACTACGAGATGGTGTTGAAGGCGGGCGACCTAGAGCGGGTAATGCCGCGGTTGACGTGGCATCTAGAAGACCCGCGCGTGGGGCAGAGCTATCCAAACTTCTACGCTGCACAGCTGGCAAGCAAGTTCGGGAAGGTTGTCCTCTCCGGATCCGGCGGCGACGAGCTCTTCGGCGGCTACCCCTGGCGCTACTACCGCGCCGTCGTGAACGACGACTTCGAGCATTACATCGACAAGTACTACGTCTTCTGGCAGCGACTCATGGGGAACGCCATGCTGCAGAAGCTCTTCCAGCCGATCGAGAGCGACGTGAAGGCGGTGTGGACCCGAGACATCCTTCGCGACGTTTTCACCACGCACGCCGCTGAGCTAACCCGCCCGGAGGACTACATAAACCATTCCCTTTACTTCGAGGCGAAGACTTTCTTGCACGGCCTCCTCCTGGTCGACGACAAGCTGTCGATGGCGCACAGCCTGGAGACCCGCGTCCCCTTCTTGGACAACGACCTCGTCGATTTCGCGCAGCGGGTTCCCGTGCACCTCAAGCTCGGCAACCTCGGCGAGATCATCCGTCTTAATGAGAACGAACCCGGGCCGAAGACGCAACGATTCTTCGAGAAGACGCAGGACGGAAAGCTACTCCTGAGGAAGGCGATGACCCGCTACATACCGGATGAGGTAAGCGCCCGCGCCAAGCAGGGATTCTCGGCTCCAGACGCGAGCTGGTTCCGAGGCGAGAGCATCAACTACGTACGCCGGACATTGTTCGAGCGATCCGCGGTCATCTATGAGTTCCTCGACCGCCGGGTCGTGCAGGAGCTCGTGGAGGATCACTTCGGCGGACGCCAGAACCGGCGACTTCTGATCTGGTCGCTGATGTCGTTCGAGCAGTGGTGCCGCACGTTTCTGATGGGAGATCAACGGAGCCCTGGTCACGACGACGCAAGCGTGCTACAGGAGGAAGCTGGCGCCCGTGCCGCGCGTGAGTCACAGGCGTAG
- a CDS encoding Gfo/Idh/MocA family oxidoreductase produces the protein MIADPRRGPQDTPRVAVVGCGYWGANLVRNFAALGALGAVHDEERGAAELAAASTGAEAKSWDAILTDTTIDAVAISTPPATHAELAVAALEAGKDVFVEKPLALHVGDAEQVTKTAAAADRVLMVGHLLRYHPAFIELESLVRRGALGELRYIYSNRLNFGRFRRVENILWSFAPHDISMILTLVGAEPDVVTAISASYLQQEIADVTTTHLSFQGGQAAHVFVSWLHPFKEQKLVVIGAQAMAVFDDGEPWTSKLRVYEHEVAWREGVPEARKTDGRDIDIPQREPLLQECAHFIDCVVTRTPPLTDGHEGTRVLRVLEAAERSMRSAEQRE, from the coding sequence ATGATTGCAGACCCGCGACGCGGGCCACAGGACACGCCGCGCGTGGCGGTCGTGGGCTGCGGCTACTGGGGGGCGAACCTCGTCCGTAACTTCGCCGCCCTCGGCGCGCTCGGCGCCGTGCACGACGAGGAACGGGGCGCCGCGGAGCTGGCGGCAGCCTCTACGGGCGCCGAGGCGAAGTCGTGGGATGCAATCCTCACTGATACAACGATCGATGCCGTTGCAATCTCGACCCCGCCTGCCACCCATGCGGAGCTTGCAGTTGCGGCTCTGGAGGCGGGGAAGGACGTGTTCGTCGAGAAGCCACTCGCCCTGCACGTCGGAGACGCCGAACAGGTCACGAAGACCGCTGCCGCAGCCGATCGGGTCCTGATGGTGGGACACCTGCTCCGCTATCACCCAGCGTTCATCGAGCTCGAGTCGCTCGTGAGGCGTGGCGCGCTGGGGGAGCTTCGCTACATCTACTCCAACCGCCTCAACTTCGGCCGGTTTCGGCGCGTCGAGAACATCCTGTGGAGCTTCGCCCCGCACGACATCTCCATGATCCTCACCCTCGTAGGCGCGGAACCCGACGTCGTTACGGCAATCAGCGCCTCGTACCTGCAGCAGGAGATCGCGGACGTGACTACGACGCACCTATCGTTTCAGGGGGGGCAGGCGGCACACGTGTTCGTCTCATGGCTCCACCCCTTCAAGGAGCAGAAGCTCGTCGTAATCGGTGCTCAGGCGATGGCCGTCTTCGATGATGGCGAACCTTGGACGTCAAAGCTGCGGGTGTACGAACACGAGGTCGCTTGGCGCGAAGGTGTGCCTGAAGCGCGGAAAACCGACGGGCGCGATATCGATATTCCGCAACGGGAGCCGTTGCTTCAAGAGTGCGCTCACTTCATCGACTGCGTCGTCACGCGGACGCCGCCACTGACGGACGGACACGAGGGCACACGAGTTCTACGCGTGCTCGAGGCTGCGGAGCGGTCGATGCGATCCGCGGAGCAACGGGAGTGA
- a CDS encoding NAD-dependent epimerase/dehydratase family protein, with the protein MDIRGKKLVVIGGAGLIGSHTVDALVSEDVEEVVIFDNFVRGTLENIEDALHDPRVRVFEAGGDITQSDILESALRGADGVFHFSALWLLQCYDYPRAAFDVNIRGTFNVLEACIAAGVDRLVYSSSASVYGDAVEEPMTEDHPFNNTNFYGATKIAGEAMARAMHHRYGLPYVGLRYMNVYGPRQDYRGAYIAVIMKMLDAIDRGEPIKMYGDGSQAYDFVYVGDCATANVNAMKADTSDEFYNVGTGRRTTIRELAEMIVRLTETDVPIVTEPGGMTFVKNRIGSPDKAIAEIGFKAEVDLDEGLRALIDWRASHKSQVEARRRASRDD; encoded by the coding sequence TTGGACATCCGGGGGAAGAAGCTCGTCGTGATCGGCGGAGCCGGTTTGATCGGCTCGCATACCGTCGACGCTCTCGTCTCTGAAGACGTCGAAGAAGTCGTCATCTTCGACAACTTCGTCCGCGGCACGCTGGAGAACATCGAGGACGCGCTACACGACCCACGCGTGCGGGTGTTCGAAGCGGGCGGCGACATCACGCAGAGCGACATCCTCGAAAGTGCCCTGCGTGGCGCTGACGGCGTGTTCCACTTCTCGGCCCTCTGGCTGTTGCAGTGTTACGACTACCCACGAGCCGCGTTCGACGTCAACATCCGGGGCACCTTCAACGTCCTCGAAGCGTGCATCGCCGCAGGCGTCGATCGCCTCGTCTACTCGTCTTCCGCGTCCGTCTACGGAGATGCCGTCGAGGAACCGATGACCGAGGACCACCCATTCAACAACACCAACTTCTACGGGGCCACGAAGATCGCCGGCGAGGCGATGGCGCGTGCGATGCACCACCGCTATGGCCTCCCCTACGTCGGCTTGCGTTACATGAACGTCTACGGACCTCGCCAGGACTATCGCGGTGCCTACATAGCGGTGATCATGAAGATGTTGGACGCGATCGACCGCGGGGAGCCGATCAAGATGTACGGCGACGGAAGTCAAGCCTACGACTTCGTCTATGTCGGTGACTGCGCAACGGCGAACGTGAACGCTATGAAGGCAGACACAAGCGACGAGTTCTACAACGTCGGAACCGGGCGGCGCACGACGATCAGAGAGCTTGCCGAGATGATCGTGCGGCTGACCGAAACTGACGTGCCGATCGTGACCGAGCCTGGCGGCATGACGTTCGTCAAGAACCGCATCGGCAGCCCCGACAAGGCGATCGCCGAGATCGGCTTCAAAGCGGAGGTCGATCTAGACGAAGGACTTCGCGCCTTGATCGACTGGCGGGCCTCTCACAAGTCGCAGGTGGAAGCGCGTCGCCGAGCATCCCGCGATGACTAA
- a CDS encoding DegT/DnrJ/EryC1/StrS family aminotransferase yields MPETTSALPFVDLEAQRRRLGNGLIDAIAAVIEHGQFIMGPDVFELERQLVDFSGAAEVVTCASGTDALLLALLAQEIGPGDAVYVPSFTFAATAEMIPLVGATPVFVDVLPDTFNLDPASLKEALGASAGLRPRAVIPVDLFGLPADYAEIVEIATAHDLVVIADAAQSFGATLGERAVGTLAPVSTTSFFPAKPLGCYGDGGAIFTNDPDIAARLRSLRVHGQGSHKYENVLLGINGRLDTIQAAVLLEKLRIFPDELLARAKVAERYTRVLSQRIQTPTVPEGVTSAWAQYTVRVPRRDHVAVALREAGVPTAVYYPVPLHRQPAYRSFPTAPGELAVSERLATEVLSLPMHPYLDEPTHERICNAVLGAAT; encoded by the coding sequence ATGCCTGAGACCACGAGCGCGCTCCCATTCGTCGACCTGGAAGCGCAGCGACGCCGTCTCGGCAACGGCTTGATCGATGCGATCGCGGCCGTGATCGAGCACGGCCAGTTCATCATGGGGCCAGACGTCTTCGAGCTCGAGCGCCAGCTCGTTGACTTCTCCGGGGCGGCAGAGGTGGTGACTTGCGCGAGCGGGACCGACGCGTTGCTTCTCGCTCTCCTCGCGCAGGAGATCGGACCCGGTGATGCCGTCTACGTCCCGTCGTTCACCTTCGCGGCGACGGCCGAGATGATCCCACTCGTCGGGGCGACGCCCGTCTTCGTGGATGTCCTCCCGGACACGTTCAACCTCGACCCGGCAAGCCTGAAGGAGGCGCTAGGTGCGTCCGCGGGACTGCGGCCGCGTGCAGTGATCCCCGTCGACCTGTTCGGATTGCCCGCCGACTACGCCGAAATCGTCGAGATCGCAACCGCTCACGACCTCGTGGTGATCGCGGACGCGGCGCAATCGTTCGGTGCAACCCTCGGCGAGCGCGCCGTCGGAACCCTCGCGCCGGTCTCCACCACGAGCTTCTTCCCCGCGAAGCCTCTCGGCTGCTACGGCGACGGCGGTGCCATCTTCACGAATGATCCTGACATCGCGGCTCGCCTACGATCACTGCGCGTGCACGGACAGGGATCGCACAAGTACGAGAACGTGCTCCTCGGGATAAACGGTCGCCTCGACACGATCCAGGCGGCCGTCCTACTCGAGAAGCTACGCATCTTCCCCGACGAGCTGCTGGCGCGAGCGAAGGTCGCGGAGCGATACACGAGGGTCCTCAGCCAGCGAATCCAGACGCCGACGGTGCCGGAAGGCGTGACGTCGGCATGGGCGCAATACACGGTGCGGGTCCCGCGCCGGGACCACGTCGCCGTGGCTCTGCGGGAAGCGGGTGTTCCCACGGCCGTTTATTACCCAGTGCCACTTCACCGGCAGCCTGCTTACCGCTCATTCCCGACGGCGCCGGGAGAGTTGGCGGTGTCAGAGCGGCTCGCGACCGAGGTCCTCAGCCTGCCGATGCACCCGTACCTAGACGAGCCCACGCACGAACGCATCTGCAACGCGGTCCTGGGCGCAGCCACCTAG